A stretch of the Pongo pygmaeus isolate AG05252 chromosome 16, NHGRI_mPonPyg2-v2.0_pri, whole genome shotgun sequence genome encodes the following:
- the LOC134738336 gene encoding uncharacterized protein LOC134738336 isoform X21 — translation MLCSQGSYEVWMLCSQRSYEVWMLCSQGSYEVWMLCSQGSYEVWMLCSQRSYEVWMLCSQGSYEVWMLCSQGSYEAWMLCSQGSYEVWMLCSQRSYEVWMLCSQRSYEVWMLCSQGSYEVWMLCSQGSYEVWMLCSQRSYEAWMLCSQGSYEAWMLCSQGSYEAWMLCSQGSYEAWMLCSQGSYEAWMLCSQGSYEAWMLCSQGSYEAWMLCSQGSYEAWMLCSQGSYEAWMLCSQGSYEVWMLCSQRSYEVWMLCSQGSYEVWMLCSQGSYEVWMLCSQRSYEAWMLCSQGSYEAWMLCSQRSYEAWMLCSQGSYEAWMLCSQGSYEAWMLCSQGSYEAWMLCSQGSYEAWMLCSQGSYEVWMLCSQRSYEVWMLCSQGSYEVWMLCSQGSYEVWMLCSQGSYEVWMLCSQRSYEVWMLCSQGSYEVWMLCSQRSYEVWMLCSQQSYEVWMLCSQ, via the exons atgttgtgttcacagggatcctatgaggtgtggatgttgtgttcacaACGGTCCTATGAggtgtggatgttgtgttcacagggatcctatgaggtgtggatgttgtgttcacagggatcctatgaggtgtggatgttgtgttcacagcgatcctatgaggtgtggatgttgtgttcacagggatcctatgaggtgtggatgttgtgttcacagggatcctatgaggcgtggatgttgtgttcacagggatcctatgaggtgtggatgttgtgttcacagagatcctatgaggtgtggatgttgtgttcacagagatcctatgaggtgtggatgttgtgttcacagggatcctatgaggtgtggatgttgtgttcacagggatcctatgaggtgtggatgttgtgttcacagCGATCCTATGAGGcgtggatgttgtgttcacagggatcctatgaggcgtggatgttgtgttcacagggatcctatgaggcgtggatgttgtgttcacagggatcctatgaggcgtggatgttgtgttcacagggatcctatgaggcgtggatgttgtgttcacagggatcctatgaggcgtggatgttgtgttcacagggatcctatgaggcgtggatgttgtgttcacagggatcctatgaggcgtggatgttgtgttcacagggatcctatgaggcgtggatgttgtgttcacagggatcctatgaggtgtggatgttgtgttcacagagatcctatgaggtgtggatgttgtgttcacagggatcctatgag gtgtggatgttgtgttcacagggatcctatgaggtgtggatgttgtgttcacagCGATCCTATGAGGcgtggatgttgtgttcacagggatcctatgaggcgtggatgttgtgttcacagCGATCCTATGAGGcgtggatgttgtgttcacagggatcctatgaggcgtggatgttgtgttcacagggatcctatgaggcgtggatgttgtgttcacagggatcctatgaggcgtggatgttgtgttcacagggatcctatgaggcgtggatgttgtgttcacagggatcctatgaggtgtggatgttgtgttcacagagatcctatgaggtgtggatgttgtgttcacagggatcctatgaggtgtggatgttgtgttcacagggatcctatgaggtgtggatgttgtgttcacagggatcctatgaggtgtggatgttgtgttcacaACGGTCCTATGAggtgtggatgttgtgttcacagggatcctatgaggtgtggatgttgtgttcacaacgatcctatgaggtgtggatgttgtgttcacaACAGTCCTATGAggtgtggatgttgtgttcacagTGA